The following proteins come from a genomic window of Nicotiana tomentosiformis chromosome 12, ASM39032v3, whole genome shotgun sequence:
- the LOC138903032 gene encoding uncharacterized protein, with protein MPLTTGIKAVTSAQETQGQRVLHESTVVEENRVLKQQMTEMCQAWANGQGPPFSIHGFPEFTSISTTTIPVSLPDQSYPPGFSLFPNCMTTTKTSVARSQSVPLTTNQTTTTVIPVFTIPQLTVVQKKTHESQFATQQEQYHSPEYHSYLFDLPAKIENPARKMAQEEMTQRMKSLEQQLKNMQGLAGKKSVAFKDLCMFPDVRLPLGFKIPKFEKYDGHGDPIVYLKRYCNQLRGAGRNEELLMAYFGESLTGVASEWFIDQDTSHWHVWDDMARAFVRQFQYNIDIAPDRNSLSNLKKKSTESFREYAIKWREQAARVKPPMDDHELITVFLQAQEPDYFQNMMSAVGKSFLEAIKIGEMVENGLKTGKIISQAVLKAATHAVKIESDNFSDTNEKDEETMMTIRSRRGPRRTSRRYEQSHQVSDDSPEHYYPPQNLQYSIAPFQYVVQPPRHPRKRAPALQNLHQSPQNFQMPYNPQRSQGYRGEQRLKDNFTPIGESYASVFEKLKHYDMIAPIPPNYVDPRARNFDLSKRCEYHSNAQGHNVESCRDLKKEIERMIQEKLIVIQDNDTQNITQNPLYAHNDAHFVGMMCGDMEYENPLGNLPTEIGEGHGDSDEQICG; from the coding sequence ATGCCATTGACAACTGGCATCAAAGCTGTTACAAGTGCTCAAGAGACTCAGGGTCAGAGGGTTCTACATGAGTCTACTGTGGTTGAGGAAAATAGAGTACTGAAGCAACAAATGACTGAAATGTGTCAAGCATGGGCCAATGGCCAAGGACCACCTTTTTCTATTCATGGTTTCCCAGAGTTCACATCCATTTCGACTACTACCATTCCGGTCTCATTGCCTGATCAATCCTATCCACCTGGGTTCAGTCTTTTTCCTAACTGTATGACTACAACTAAAACTTCTGTTGCGCGCTCCCAAAGTGTGCCATTGACAACCAATCAGACAACCACTACTGTTATACCCGTCTTCACCATCCCACAACTGACGGTGGTGCAAAAGAAAACTCACGAGTCACAATTTGCTACCCAACAAGAACAATACCATTCTCCTGAGTACCACTCGTACCTATTCGATCTTCCTGCAAAGATTGAGAATCCTGCCCGTAAGATGGCACAGGAAGAAATGACCCAAAGAATGAAAAGCTTAGAACAACAGTTGAAAAATATGCAAGGGTTGGCAGGTAAGAAGAGTGTTGCCTTCAAGGATCTATGTATGTTCCCTGATGTTcgtttgccacttggtttcaagatccccaaatttgaaaagtatgatggacacggcgaccccATAGTTTacttgaaaaggtattgcaatcagctaagaggtgcgggaagaaatgaagaattgctaatggcttattttggggaaagcttGACAGGGGTGGCCTCTGAATGGTTTATTGATCAAGAcacctctcactggcatgtctgggatgacatggcccggGCCTTCGTCAGACAATTCCAGTACAATATCGACATCGCCCCAGACCGCAATTCCCTttctaacttgaagaagaaatcgaCTGAAAGCTTCAGggaatatgccattaaatggagagagcaagcagctagagttaagccacccatggatgaccacgagctaatcactgtcttccttcaggctcaagagccagattattttcaaaacatgatgtccgcagTTGGCAAATCCTTCTTGgaagcaatcaaaattggggaaatggttgagaatggccttAAGACAGGCAAAATTATAAGTCAGGCAGTTCTCAAAGCTGCAACTCATGCTGTAAAGATTGAATCTGATAATTTTAGTGATACgaatgagaaggatgaagaaaccatGATGACAATAAGGTCGAGAAGAGGTCCTAGGAGAACATCTCGAAGGTATGAGCAGTCTCATCAGGTTTCCGATGATTCCCCTGAGCACTACTATCCACCTCAGAACCTACAATACTCTATTGCTCCATTTCAGTATGTTGTCCAGCCACCAAGACACCCCAGAAAGCGAGCACCAGCACTGCAAAATCTCCACCAGTCTCCACAAAATTTTCAAATGCCCTATAACCCACAACGGAGCCAGGGGTATAGAGGGGAACAAAGGCTGaaagataattttacaccaataggagagtcctatgcaagtgtgtttgagaaattaaagcatTATGACATGATTGCACCTATTCCTCCAAATTATGTGGACCCACGTGCAAGAAACTTTGACCTTTCTAAAAGGTGTGAATATCATTCCAATGCCCAGGGGCACAATGTTGAAAGTTGTCGGGATttgaaaaaagaaatagaaaggaTGATCCAGGAAAAACTGATAGTGATCCAAGATAATGACACCCAGAATATCACGCAGAATCCTTTATATGCACATAATGATGCACACTTTGTGGGGATGATGTGTGGTGACATGGAGTATGAGAATCCTCTCGGAAACTTGCCGACTGAAATTGGAGAAGGCCATGGTGATTCTGATGAACAAATTTGTGGCTAA